ggtaaacagtatgaagcaggacagggtgatcagtatggagcacgacagggtgaacagtatggaccaggatggggtgaacagtatagaccaggacagggtgaacagtgtggaccaggacagagtgaacagtatggaccaggacagggtgaacagtatgaaccaggacagggtgaacagtattgaccaggacagggtgaacagtatggaccaggacagagtgaacagtatcgaccaggacagagtgaacagtatgaaccaggacagggtgaacagtatacaccaggacagggtgaaatgtttggaccaggacaggatgaacagtatggaccaggacagggtaaacagtatggaccaggacagggtgaacagtttacataaggacagggtgaagagtatggaccaggaaagggtgaacagtatggaccaggacattgTGAAGATAtggtccaggacagggtgaacagtatggtccAGGACAGctagaacagtatggaccaggacagggtgaacattaTGCACCAGTACAGGGAGaatagtatggaccaggacagggtgaacagtatggaccaggaaagggtggacagtatacaccaggacagggtgaacagtatggaccaggacagggtgaacactaTAGACCAGGAAATTGTAGAGAGTATGGTCCAGGACAGTGTGaactgtatggaccaggacagCATCAACAGTGTGGAacaggacagggtaaacagtatggagcaggacagggtgatcagtatggagcacgacagggtgaacagtatggaccaggacagggtgaacagtatagaccaggacagggtgaacagtgtggaccaggacggggtgaacagtatggaccagcacagggtgaacagtatggaccaggacgggGTGAACAGTATGCACCggaacagggtgaacagtatggaccaggacagggtgaacagtatggaccaggacaggctggacagtatgtaaaaggacagggtgaacagtatgggccaggacagggtgaacagtatggaccaggacagggtaaacagtatggaccaggacagggtgaacagtatgactAACgagagggtgaacagtatggaccaggacagggtgaacagtatggaccaggacagggtgaacagtatggaccaggacagggtggacagtatgtaaaaggacagggtgaacagtgtggaccaggacagggtgaacagtatacaccaggatagggtgaacagtatggaccaggacaggtgaacagtatggaccaggacagggtgaacagtattgaccaggacagggtgaacagtatggaccacgaTAGGGTGAACAGTATGGGCCAGGACacagtgaacagtatggaccaggacacggtgaacagtatggaccaggacagggtgaacagtatggaccaggacagggtggacAGTAAGTaaaaggacagggtgaacagtatgggccaggacagggtgaacagtatggaccaggacagggtgaacagtatggaccaggacagggtgaacagtatgactagcgacagggtgaacagtatggaacaggacagggtaaacagtatggaccaggacagggtgaacagtatggaccgggacagagtgaacagtatggaccaggacagggtaaacagtatagaccaggacaaggtgaacagtatggacaaggacagggtgaacagtatggaccaggactgggtgaacagtatagaccaggacagggtgaacagtatggaccaggacagggtgatcagtatggaccaggacagggtgaacagtatggagcaggacagggtgaacagtatggaccaggacagggtgaacagtatggaccaggacagggtgaacagtatggaccaggacagggtgaacagtatggaccaggacagggtgaacagtatggaccaggacaaggtGAACCGTATGGACCAGAAcacggtgaacagtatggaccaggacagggtggacagtatgtaaaaggacagggtgaacagtacagaccaggacagggtgaacagtacataccaggacagggtgaacagtatggaccaggacagggtgaacagtatggaccaggccagggtgaacagtatggaccaggacaaggtgaaccgtatggaccaggacaggaagaacagtatggaccaggacagggtgaacagtatggaccaggacagagtgaaccgtatggaccaggacaggaagaacagtatggaccaggacatggtgaacagtatggaccaggacagggtggacagtatgtaaaagaatagggtgaacagtatggaccaggacagggtgaacagtatggaccaggacagggtgaacagtatggaccaggagaggGTGAACAGTATCGACCAGGACAGGgttaacagtatggaccaggacagggtgaacagtatggaccaggacagggtgaacagtatggaccaggacagggtgaacagtatggaccgggacagggtgaacagtatggaccaggacagggtgaacagtatggaccgggacagggtgaacagtatggaccaggacagggtgaacagtatgaaccaggacagggtgaacagtaaagaccaggacagggtgaacagtattgacaaagacagggtgaacagtatggaccaggataggGTGAACAGTATGGGACAGGACACGGTGAACAGTatagaccaggacagggtgaacagtatggaccaggacagggtgaacagtatggaccaggacagggtggacAGTATGTAAAAGGACAGAGTGAACTGTATgggccaggacagggtgaacagtatggaccaggacagggtgaacagtatggaccaggacaaagtgaacagtatggaccaggacagggtgaatagTATGAACCAgggcagggtgaacagtatacaccaggacagggtgaacattaTGGACccagacagggtgaacagtatggaacaggacagggtgaaaagtatggaccaggacagggtgaaaagaatggaccaggaaagggtgaaatgtatggaccaggacagggtgaacagtatggaccaggacagggtgaacagtacggACCAGGACGGGGTGAAGAGTATGGACCACGAGAGGGTGaagagtatggaccaggacagggtgaacagaatagaccaggacagggtgaacagtatggaccaggacacggtaaacagtatggaccaggacagggtgaacagtacggaccaggacagggtgaacagtatacaccagggcAGGGTGAACACTATTGATCAGGACATGGTGAAAGTATGGAACCAGGACagtgtgaacagtatggaccaggacagggtgaacagtatggaccaggacagtgtgaacaatatggaccaggacagggtaaacagtatgactaacgacagggtgaacagtatggaccaggacagggtcaacggtatggaccaggagagggtgaacagtatggagcaGGACAGGGTGAACGGTATACACCAGGACAGTATGAACAGTATGTACCAGGCCAGTGTGAACAGTATACAtctggacagggtgaacagtatggtccaggacagggtaaacagtatggaccaggacagggtgagcaatatggaccaggacaggatgaacagtatatgccaggacagggtgatcagtatggatcacgacagggtgaacagtatggaccaggataaTGTGAACAGTATGGactaggacagggtgaacagtatacgccaggacagggtgaaaagtttggaccaggacagggtgaacagtatggaccaggacagggtaaacagtatggaccaggacagggtgaacagtttacataaggacagggtgaagagtatggaccaggaaagggtgaacagtatggaccaggacagggtgaacagtatacaccaagacagggtgaacagtatggaccaagacagggtgaacagtatagaccAGGAAATTGTAGAGAGTAtggtccaggacagggtgaacagtatggaccaggacagcgtCAACAGTGTGGAacaggacagggtaaacagtattgaccaggacagggtgatcagtatggaagaggacagggtgaacagtatagaccaggatggggtgaacagtatagaccaatacagggtgaacagtgtggaccaggacagagtgaacagtatggaccaggacagggtgaacagtatgaa
This region of Schistocerca gregaria isolate iqSchGreg1 chromosome 7, iqSchGreg1.2, whole genome shotgun sequence genomic DNA includes:
- the LOC126282483 gene encoding uncharacterized protein LOC126282483 — translated: MDQDRVNSIDQDRVNSMDHDRVNSMGQDTVNSMDQDTVNSMDQDRVNSMDQDRVDRQGKQYGPGQGEQYGPGQSEQYGPGQGKQYRPGQGEQYGQGQGEQYGPGLGEQYRPGQGEQYGPGQGDQYGPGQGEQYGAGQGEQYGPGQGEQYGPGQGEQYGPGQGEQYGPGQGEQYGPGQGEPYGPEHGEQYGPGQGGQYVKGQGEQYRPGQGEQYIPGQGEQYGPGQGEQYGPGQGEQYGPGQGEPYGPGQEEQYGPGQGEQYGPGQSEPYGPGQEEQYGPGHGEQYGPGQGGQYVKE